The following are encoded together in the Pedobacter sp. D749 genome:
- a CDS encoding MFS transporter, which produces MIEKDNKKTIRSWAFFDWANSAYNLVITSTIFPVYYVAITTTKAHGDEVTFFGKTFINTVLSNYALAFAYLLMVVLLPVLSSYADAKGKKKFFMKLFTYVGSFACMGLFFFKLETLEAGIICFVLAAMGYVGGVMFNNAYLPIIASTDNQDKVSAQGFSYGYVGSVILQLICFVFVLKPELFGITDKSLPAQISFLLVGIWWFLFAQIPFKALPKDVPNPGAVNKGIIKSSFGEFAKVWNQLRQMKFLKTYLIAFFFYSMGVQTIMLAAAGFGAKVLKMESGSLIAVILIIQLVAILGAWMMSLLAKKMGNINVLIIVVLVWVGCCIYGYFIINSTQFYALAAIVGLIMGGIQSLSRSTYSKHIPENTTDTASFFSFYDATEKLAIVIGLFSFAFIEGLTHNMRQSIIALASFFIVGLVFLVFLKKIERNETAKL; this is translated from the coding sequence ATGATAGAAAAAGATAATAAGAAAACCATACGCTCCTGGGCTTTCTTCGACTGGGCAAATTCTGCCTATAATTTAGTGATTACCTCGACCATTTTTCCAGTTTACTATGTTGCAATTACTACAACAAAAGCGCATGGCGACGAAGTAACTTTTTTTGGTAAAACGTTTATAAATACCGTTCTTTCTAATTATGCGCTTGCTTTCGCTTACTTATTAATGGTGGTTTTGTTGCCGGTACTATCTTCCTATGCGGATGCGAAAGGCAAAAAGAAGTTCTTCATGAAATTGTTTACCTATGTCGGATCTTTCGCCTGCATGGGTTTATTTTTCTTCAAACTGGAAACTTTAGAAGCTGGAATTATTTGCTTTGTGCTGGCTGCAATGGGCTATGTGGGCGGTGTAATGTTTAATAATGCCTATTTGCCCATAATTGCTTCAACCGATAACCAGGATAAAGTAAGTGCCCAAGGATTTTCATACGGCTACGTGGGTAGCGTGATATTGCAGTTAATCTGTTTTGTTTTTGTGCTAAAACCCGAACTGTTCGGAATTACGGATAAATCATTGCCTGCTCAAATATCATTTTTGTTGGTTGGTATCTGGTGGTTTTTATTCGCTCAGATTCCTTTTAAAGCTTTGCCTAAAGATGTGCCTAATCCAGGCGCTGTAAACAAGGGGATTATTAAAAGCAGTTTCGGTGAATTTGCAAAAGTGTGGAACCAGCTAAGGCAAATGAAGTTTTTAAAAACTTATTTAATTGCCTTCTTTTTTTATTCGATGGGTGTACAAACCATTATGCTTGCTGCTGCGGGTTTCGGAGCCAAGGTTTTAAAAATGGAATCGGGCAGTTTAATTGCCGTTATCTTAATCATTCAATTGGTGGCAATCTTAGGCGCATGGATGATGTCGCTTTTAGCCAAAAAAATGGGTAACATTAATGTTTTAATAATTGTAGTTTTGGTTTGGGTAGGTTGCTGTATTTATGGCTATTTTATAATTAATTCTACTCAATTTTATGCCCTGGCCGCCATTGTCGGCCTGATTATGGGCGGAATACAATCTTTATCACGTTCTACTTATTCTAAACATATTCCGGAAAACACAACCGACACCGCTTCATTTTTTAGTTTTTACGATGCCACAGAGAAATTGGCAATCGTAATTGGCCTGTTTAGTTTTGCATTTATTGAGGGTTTAACACACAATATGCGCCAATCCATCATCGCTTTGGCATCATTTTTTATAGTGGGATTGGTGTTTTTAGTATTCCTGAAAAAAATCGAGCGCAATGAAACCGCAAAATTGTAA